The sequence below is a genomic window from Opitutia bacterium.
CGGCCGGTGGCCAGGGCCGCCGACTCGACCACGGCGATGCCGTTTCCCACGTGCAGCGCGCCCTCGAAAATTTGACCGGTCTGGCGGTGGCGGCGACGCACGCTGCGGGAACGCGGTCGCATCGAAAGGGGCTGGGAGGACATGGCTGGATGACCCACGAGATCTTTCGCCACCTGATGAAACCAAAGCCGGAAGCTGTCGAGCTGGCGGCCGACCGAGGTTGTTTTGCAGTAAACTCACCACACGCCCCACGCCGCTCGATGGTCGGAAAAGACGCCACGCCGGGGCGTGCGATCAGCGTCCCGCGGGTAGATTTTACCTATGCAGTAAAGTGCACTCCGGAATGCGCTTCTTCGCTCTTTCTCCTCTGAAAATCAGACCCTCGCCCAACGCGGGCGCGCGCCTGCGGCTCGTTTACCAGAACACGATCCGCTTCCCCCTTGCGCGCGGCACGAGGCACTGCAAAGAGCGTCCGGCATTCGCGTTCACTCAGACCGCAAGCGGTCTGGCCCGCCTCTTTCAGTTTCTTAAGCCACCCGTGATGAAGATCGTTCAATGTTGGGATGATGGTGTCGTCGACGACATCCGCTTGTGCTCGCTACTGCGGGCGCGCGGAGCGCGCGCTACTTTCAATCTCAACTACGGACTGCACGGCGCCGGTCGCGGTCACGCTTGGGTCTACCAGCAAACCAAGGTCGTGCAGAGACTGGCTCTCGCCGAACTCCACGAGACGTATCTGGGCTTCACGATCGCAAATCACACGCTAACCCATCCGTTTCCCTCCCGTCTCTCTCTAAGCGAGTGGCGTCGAGAAGTCACCGACGGACGCGCGCAGCTGCAGGATCATTTCCAACAGGAAGTGAGCGGCTTTGCCTATCCCTACGGCGAATACGACGATGCCTTGGCGGAAGTCGTCAGGGATGCGGGCCACGTTTATGCTCGGACTTGTCGCAACGCCACGCCCTGCCTACCCGCAGACGACAATCTGATGCTGGCGACCGATTGCCATCATGCCGACCCGGCCTTTTGGGAGCGCTATGGTGCCGCAAAAGCAGCGCGCGCGCCGGTGTTCTATTTCTGGGGTCACAGCTACGAGTTTATGACCGAGTCCGACTGGGCCGACTTCGATGCGAAAATGCAACGCATCAGCGCCGATCCCGACGTCCAATGGGCCGACTTGCCCGAACTGTTCAACTCCTCGGCGAGGAACCGACCGACCTTCTGATGCGCACCACCCACAAGATCAAAGCCGCGTTTTTCTCCGGGCCCGCCGATTGGCTTCCGATTTCCCCCATCGACTACACCTACGGCAACGGCCGGCGCGCGCAGCTCGCGGCGCTTTGCGACCTGTATCCGCGCACCGTCACGGCGGAGAATCTCGCTGGAATGGTTCCGGAGCTGAGTGAGCTCGAGGTGATTTTTTCGACGTGGGGCATGCCCTGCCTCACGGAAACCCAACTGGAGTTTTTTCCCAAGCTCCGCGTGCTGTTCTACGCCGCCGGTTCGGTGAGTCATTTCGCGGCGCCGTTCCTGAAGCGAGGCATTCAGATCGTAAGCGCTAAGGAGGCAAACGCGGACTCGGTCGCGGAATTCTGCCTGGGGCAAATCCTACTCGGCACCAAGGGCTACTTTCGCAACTCCCGCGAATACCGCGCTCCGGAAGCGTGGCCATCTTGCCATCGCGGACCAGGCAACTACGCGGAGACCGTTGCGCTGATCGGCGTGGGCGCGGTCGCCCGCAAGACCGCGGCGTTGCTGCGGCACTTCAAACTCAAACTCTTGCTGGTGGAGGACTATCTCTCGGAAGCCGAGGCTCACGCGCTCGGCGGCACGAAGGTCTCGCTTGAGGAGGCCTTCACCTCGGCCTTCGTGGTGTCGAACCACCTCGCGGATTTTCCGCATACGCGCGGTGCGATCCGCACCCACCATTTTCTATCCATGCGACCCGGCGCGGTTTTCCTCAACACCGGCCGCGGTCCGCAGGTCGACGAAGCCGGTCTGGTGGAGGCTCTCGCCCGGCGGCCCGATTTGACCGCGCTCCTTGATGTGACTGAGGCCGAGCCGCTGCCGTCCGGGTCGCCGCTGTATGCGCTCCCCAACGTGCATCTGTCCACTCATCTGGCGGGTGCCATGAACAATGAGGCGGCGCGACTCGCCGATCTCGTGATCGACGAGTTCATCGCCTACCGCGATGGACAACCTCTCCGTCACAGCGTCGCGCCGGGGAGTCTGACTCAGCGCGCCTGATCTATCCGCTCCCAAGCTATGACCTCGCTCACTTCCGCACCTTACATTCTACCGGCCGGCCGACTCGGCGGCGAGAATCCACTCCCGGTCTTTCGTTCCCTCAGCGAAAATTTCCCGATCAACGTCGATCCGCAGCTGCCGGACGAGGAGCGCCGGTATGCGGGCTGGAAGGCGCAGTTCCGCATGCTGCCGCACCGGCTGCAGGACGACTACGATCGCGAGCGACAGCCACGTGCGTTCCGCTCTCTCGTGCTGCAAAACAAGCATCTGCGCGCCACCTTTCTGCCTGAACTAGGCGGCCGACTCGTCTCGCTCGTGCATTTGGCGGAACAGCGGGAGTTGCTCGATCGCAATCCCGTGTTTCAGCCGGCTAATCTCGCGATTCGCAACGCGTGGTTCAGTGGCGGCATCGAGTGGAATATGGGCTGTTTCGGTCATCATCACCTGACCTGCTCGCCCGTGTTCGCCGCTCGCGTGCCAGCGCCGCAGGGCTACGACATTCTCCGGTTCTACGAATTCGACCGCACGAAGGCGTTCCCGTGGCAGATCGATTTTCACCTTCCGCCCGACTCGCGCTGTCTGCTCGCGCGCGTGCGGCTGCTGAATCCACACACGCACGAGATCCCAATGTATTGGTGGTCGAACATCGCTGTGCCAGAGACTCCCGGCACACGCGTGCTGGTGCCCGCCGACACTTGCCTCCACAACGTCGGCGAGCAACCGCTGGCCATCGACAAGATGCCGGAGCTCTTCGGACGCGACGCGAGCTACAGTTCCTCGTTGCCGATCACGCACGAATTCTTCTACCGCTTGGAGAACACGCGCCGACCATGGATTGCCGCGGTGGCGGAGGACGGGAAAGGACTTGGCCAGATGTCCACCGCCCGACTGCAAGGCCGCAAGATGTTCTGCTGGGGCATGGGCAGCGGCGGGCGAAACTGGCAGACTTATCTTTCCGAGCCGGGTCGCGCCTACATCGAGATCCAGGCCGGACTCGCCAGACTCCAGGCCGCGTGCTTGCCAATGCCCGCGCGTGCCGAGTGGTCATGGACTGAAGCTTACGGCATGCTGGCCGGCGATCCCGACACGTTGCACTCGCCCGACTGGTCCGTGGCACGAATTGCCGCGGAGCAAGGCATGGAGCGTCTGCTGCCGGTCCACGAACTCGAGACCTGGCATCAGGCGGCCGCGGCAACGGCGACACTCCCACCACGCGAGATTCTTCACGTCGGCTCCGGCTGGGGCGCTCTAGAACGGCTGCGGGCCGCACGACAGGGCACACATTGCTACCTCCCGGTCGAGATGGAGTTTCCTCTTTCGAGCCTGACCGCCGAGCAGCAGCCTTGGTTGGAATTGCTCGAGGCGGGCGCGCTGCCCGCATGCTCGGCCACCACACCGGATCCGGGCGCCTATCTGATCCAGGATGAATGGCGCTGGCTGCTCGAGCGCGCACTCGCCGCCGGGCGTGGAGATCATTGGCTCAGCTGGTATCACCTCGGCGTCGCCCACTTGGAAAACTACGAAGTCGCTGGCGCGCGCAGCGCGTGGGAGCGCTCGCTCGCGCTGCAACCGACTGCGTGGGCCCATCGCAACCTGTCGCAGCTCGCACGCCAGCAAGGTCAGTCCACCGTTGCCCTCGAGCATTATGCCCAGGCGTGGGCCTGCGGCCCGCACCCGAGCGCGCTCGCGATCGAATACGCACAATACCTCGCCGACTTGCAGCTCTACGATCGGCTCGATGCCTTTGTCGGCGCACTGGAACCGGCGCTGGCATCCCATGAGCGAATGACGATCTTCCGCGCGCTCGGGGCGCTGAAGGCGGGACGGCTCGACGAGGTCGCACCGGTCTTTGCCTATCCGTTCGCCACGATCCGCGAAGGCGAGCTCACGCTGACGAACCTCTGGTTCGAGTGGCACGCGCGCCAACTGGCCGCGCGCGAAAAGGTGCCATTCGATTCCGCGCTCCTCGCGCGGGCGCAGCGAGAATTTCCGCCGCCGTGCAACATCGACTTTCGGTTGCTGGCGGGCGGCGCCTGAATTGGGCGCGCGCCGCGCTCAGGGATTGCCGGCCGGTGTTTCGCCCGGCGGCTGATAATTGGTATAGCCGCCGAGACGCCGGATTTTGCGCGCAACGACAACACCAGTGGCCAACACCGCGAGGTTGACGGCGAAGCCCAGCGTGTAGGTGTGGCGATAGGCATGGCCGAACGCGTCGAGAAGCCAGCCGACCACGGGCGCAAAGATGATTTGCAGGAGCGCGAGCAGCATGAGCGCTGCAGAGGAGAACTGGGCGAATCGCGACCGAGGAAATAGCCGCTGTCCCAGCGAGGAGATCGCCGTGATGACCATGCCGACCAGGAACGTGTGGAGAACGAAGATGACCGAAAACGCGGCGCCGCTTGTCGTGACAACTCCAGCCACCAGACAGAAAACGGTATACAGCGCCACGCAGACCCAGCTGACGCGGAACGGATGATAGCGATCCGCAAGCGCCCCGATCGGATACGACATCAGCAGCGAAAGCAGGTAGGAGAACGCGAGCAACTTGCCGTAGAACGCCATGTCAACCTCGAGGCTGCGCGCGAGGTAGATGTTGTAGAGGTTGATGGGAAAGAACGCGACGTTCACCAGCGCGAAATAGGCAAACACCCAGCGGTAGAACGGCTCGGTGAAACACTCCGCGAAGTAACGTCGCGCCGCTCCCCAGCCGCCGCCAGGCGGCGCCGCGGTCGGCGGCGGATAGTCGCCTTCTTTCACCCGCAGGCACGTCAGGGAGAAGCCGACGCCGTAGAGCCCAGCCATGCCAGCGAAAATCAACGTGTGATGCGTTTCCGCCGCGCCGAGCAACCAGAGGTTGAAACCCATGCCGGCCAGCAGGGCGAGGATACGGAAGAGTCCGAAGAAACGACCGAGCAGATTCGTCGGAACGACGTCGTTAATCAGGCCGAGAAAGATCACGTTGGCGGTCACGGCGGAAAACTCGAAGACCGTCCAGAAAAGCCCGAGCAGGCAAAGCATCACCGCGCCCTCGCTCCAGCCACCGCTGATGGGAAGGAGGCGAACCAGCCATGGCGCCGCCGCGAGCCCGGCCATCGCCAACACCGCGATCGGCGTGGTGATCATCAGGAACGGTATGCGTCGGCCGCGCTTGCCGCGGTGGCGATCGGAGTAGTAGCTCACGATCGGCGCCGCAAAGACGCTCATCAAACTTGGCACCGTGCCGAGGAGCAGCCCCGTCAGGAGATCGGAGGCACCATGCTTCTTCAACAGCAGCTGGACAATGACGGGGATTGAACGGTCCTTAATCAGCGTGAACGTGAAATCGCCCCAAAGCAGCCAAAAGAACAGCAGCACGAGAGCGCCCTTCCCATAGCTCAGCGTGCCGACGCGCCACCGCGGAACGAGGGTAGCGCCATCATTCGCGGGCGGCGCGGAAGACGAAACGGGAGGTGGCAACATGCGGTCGACGAGCGGGACGCGGCGGAAGACGAAGCGATTGGTTCAATAGTGGCGCTCCGACGGAGCCGCCCAAGAGCAAAAGCAAACGGCGGCTTGCAGCCCCCTGCCGCAAGCCGCCGCGAGTCTTACATACCAAAATCTCAGAGGTGCGTGGTGACTGTGAGGACGACCATGCGAGGATCCCCCCGCGTGTTGACCGACGGCGTGTATGCCTTGTTGGCGATGTTCTTTACCGACAGGGCGAACTCGGTGTTGCGACCGGTGATTTTAGTCGAGTAGCCGAGCGTCAGATCGAAGAGTGCGTAGGGGCGGAAATACAGCGCGTTGTTCTGATCGGAGGCTTTCTGGAAACCCTGCCAGGTCATGCCGCCCGCGACATAGGCGTGTTTCAGCGGGCCCGCGGTGAAGAAATACTTTGTCCACACGCTGCCCATGTCGCGCACCGAGCCGAGAAGCGGCACCCCTTCGAGCGCGGTGTTCTCGGGGTTGCGGTAATAAATGGCGTTCTGGTGGCTGTAGGCGAGGTAGGTCTGCCAGTTCGGGATGGGGCTGATCACGACGTCGAACTCGACGCCGCGACTCTGGGTCATGCCGGTCTGCACGCTGCGGAAGGCGAGTTCGCCTGCGGAATTGAAAGCGGCGATGGACTGGATGAGGTTGTTGTTGCGGATCTGGTAGGCGCTAATCGTGCCGGAGAGCTTGCCGTCGAGGTAGGCGGCCTTCACGCCGATGTCGAAGCCCTCGCCGATCGGGTCCTTGGCGGGACCGATGTAGTTTTCATCCGCGTCGTAGAGATCGGCGGAATTCGGAACGAAGGATTTGCTGTAGGCTGCGTAGGCGGAGATCTCGGGGGTGATCTTGTAGAGCACGCCGGCTTGCGGCGTGTTGGCCGATGATACGTAGGCGGGGATCACGTCGCCGGTCAGCCGACTGGTAGAGACCGTCTCGGTCTCCGTGTGGCGGATGCCGGTGAGCGCGAGCAGGCGATCCTCGAAGAAGCCGAGAGTCAGCCCGGCCCAGTAGGATTTGATGGTGACGTCGTCGTGCCAGAAGGAGATCACCGGCATGTTCGGCACGGGTTCGTTGTAGTTCCACGTGGCCGGATTGGAGAGGTCCCAAGCGCGCGGGTAATCGGCTGTCGCGGCGCGACGCTTCTCGTTGTCCGAATTCTGGTCTTCGTTTTGTGCGCCGAAGAGGATCTTGGCGGAAACACTGCCGAGCTGATATTTGCCAATCGCCTCCACGTTGTAGGTGTGCGTGTCGCCCCAGTAATGACCGGTGTTGGGGCGACGCATGAGGGCGTTCTCGGGACTGATCGCCGGCAGCGAGGCCGTGGCGGGAACAGGCGTCGTGGTGAACACGCCGTAGCCGACAATGAAGCGGGCGTTGTTGTAGTAGGCGATGTCGCGGGAGGAACTGGCGAAGACGGCGCGGACGTTCCAGTGCTCGCCCAGACCCTGGCTGTATTCGGCGACGAGGTTGCTGCTCTTCGTGCGGCGGTAGTTGGCGTTCGAGGAGACGTTGAACGTTCGCGGGAGGCCGGGATAGAAGAGACCATTCTTACTGCCGTCCGGCAGGCGGCTGTCGTAAACCGTCGGCAGGGGGTTGAGCAGCGGGCTCTCGTCCTTGTCGAACTTCTCGTAGCTCACCATGAGCTGGCCGGTCTTGTTGATCTGCCAAGCGAGAGAGCCGGAGGCCGCCCACCGATTGGCATCGTAGGCGTCGTAGTAGTGCGAGTCCTGCCCAGTGGTCAGGCCAAGTCGGTAGTCGAGTCCTTTGGCGATCGGGCCGGTGCTGTCGAGGTTCGCCACGAAATAGTCGTAACTGCCGCCGCTCAGCATGAGCGTGTTCTGATTATAGTTCAACGGGCGCTTCGTGATCACGTTCACAATGCCGCCGGGCGAAAGCTGGCCGTAGAGGAACGACGACGGTCCCTTCATGACCTCGACGCGTTCCACCATCGTGGGGTCCACGACTTGCGGTCCGGTGAATCCGTTGCGGAGCGGCTGGCTGCCAGCATCGAAGCCGCGGATGGTGAAGTGGCTATTGCCGTCGTCGAATCCACCTCCGACGAACGTCACGCCGGGACTGTATTTCACGATGTCGTAAAGGCCGGAAGCGTGCTGGTCCTGGATGAACTCGTTGGTGAAAGCATTCAGCGCAAAGGGCAGATCCTTGATCGGAGTGTCGAAACGGGAGCCGGAGATCGAGTTCGAGGCACGGTAGCCCTGGTCTTTCGAGGAGCTGACGATAAAGGGCGAAAGGACGAGAGTATCGTCGGTCTTCGCCGTGGTATTGGACGCAGCCTCTTTGTCCGTCGTGGCCGGCGGCACCGTCTGAGCTGGCAACTGGGTCAGCAACAGCACAGCCAACGGCAGGCATCGGTTAGCGAGGTGTTTCATGAATAGTTGGGGTTAACTTGGTCCAAGGAGGTGACCTTGGGAAACGAGGGGCACTGACGCACCAGCCGTTTGCCCCACGAGGAGACCGACTTCAAAACCTTTACCGGTATGCAGTAATCCCGCGCGGTTGCCAGCGGCGTTTGTCGCGGCGTAGCCGCATAGATTCCGTGTCTTGCAGGCACGTGATCGCCGGCCCGCGGAAATTTTTCCAGCACTTTGGCGTGAGCGCCACCGCAGCCGCTCGCCGACTCGCAGTCGCTCCGCACCGTGTCGCGAGTGCCGACCCGGCTACCCTCGAAGCGTGGCGAGCGTCTTGCGCAGTCCTGCCGCCAACGTTCCCGTCGGTGCCCAGCCGGCTTCACGCAAACGCGAGATGCTCGCGCGCGAATGCCGAACGTCACCGTCGCGGACAGGCGCGAATTGGATCGGGGAGTGCGAACCAGTCAGCTGCAGAATTTCCTGCGCCAACTCCAAAATCGTGATCTGCGCGCC
It includes:
- a CDS encoding polysaccharide deacetylase family protein: MRFFALSPLKIRPSPNAGARLRLVYQNTIRFPLARGTRHCKERPAFAFTQTASGLARLFQFLKPPVMKIVQCWDDGVVDDIRLCSLLRARGARATFNLNYGLHGAGRGHAWVYQQTKVVQRLALAELHETYLGFTIANHTLTHPFPSRLSLSEWRREVTDGRAQLQDHFQQEVSGFAYPYGEYDDALAEVVRDAGHVYARTCRNATPCLPADDNLMLATDCHHADPAFWERYGAAKAARAPVFYFWGHSYEFMTESDWADFDAKMQRISADPDVQWADLPELFNSSARNRPTF
- a CDS encoding hydroxyacid dehydrogenase gives rise to the protein MRTTHKIKAAFFSGPADWLPISPIDYTYGNGRRAQLAALCDLYPRTVTAENLAGMVPELSELEVIFSTWGMPCLTETQLEFFPKLRVLFYAAGSVSHFAAPFLKRGIQIVSAKEANADSVAEFCLGQILLGTKGYFRNSREYRAPEAWPSCHRGPGNYAETVALIGVGAVARKTAALLRHFKLKLLLVEDYLSEAEAHALGGTKVSLEEAFTSAFVVSNHLADFPHTRGAIRTHHFLSMRPGAVFLNTGRGPQVDEAGLVEALARRPDLTALLDVTEAEPLPSGSPLYALPNVHLSTHLAGAMNNEAARLADLVIDEFIAYRDGQPLRHSVAPGSLTQRA
- a CDS encoding DUF5107 domain-containing protein gives rise to the protein MTSLTSAPYILPAGRLGGENPLPVFRSLSENFPINVDPQLPDEERRYAGWKAQFRMLPHRLQDDYDRERQPRAFRSLVLQNKHLRATFLPELGGRLVSLVHLAEQRELLDRNPVFQPANLAIRNAWFSGGIEWNMGCFGHHHLTCSPVFAARVPAPQGYDILRFYEFDRTKAFPWQIDFHLPPDSRCLLARVRLLNPHTHEIPMYWWSNIAVPETPGTRVLVPADTCLHNVGEQPLAIDKMPELFGRDASYSSSLPITHEFFYRLENTRRPWIAAVAEDGKGLGQMSTARLQGRKMFCWGMGSGGRNWQTYLSEPGRAYIEIQAGLARLQAACLPMPARAEWSWTEAYGMLAGDPDTLHSPDWSVARIAAEQGMERLLPVHELETWHQAAAATATLPPREILHVGSGWGALERLRAARQGTHCYLPVEMEFPLSSLTAEQQPWLELLEAGALPACSATTPDPGAYLIQDEWRWLLERALAAGRGDHWLSWYHLGVAHLENYEVAGARSAWERSLALQPTAWAHRNLSQLARQQGQSTVALEHYAQAWACGPHPSALAIEYAQYLADLQLYDRLDAFVGALEPALASHERMTIFRALGALKAGRLDEVAPVFAYPFATIREGELTLTNLWFEWHARQLAAREKVPFDSALLARAQREFPPPCNIDFRLLAGGA
- a CDS encoding MFS transporter, whose amino-acid sequence is MLLFFWLLWGDFTFTLIKDRSIPVIVQLLLKKHGASDLLTGLLLGTVPSLMSVFAAPIVSYYSDRHRGKRGRRIPFLMITTPIAVLAMAGLAAAPWLVRLLPISGGWSEGAVMLCLLGLFWTVFEFSAVTANVIFLGLINDVVPTNLLGRFFGLFRILALLAGMGFNLWLLGAAETHHTLIFAGMAGLYGVGFSLTCLRVKEGDYPPPTAAPPGGGWGAARRYFAECFTEPFYRWVFAYFALVNVAFFPINLYNIYLARSLEVDMAFYGKLLAFSYLLSLLMSYPIGALADRYHPFRVSWVCVALYTVFCLVAGVVTTSGAAFSVIFVLHTFLVGMVITAISSLGQRLFPRSRFAQFSSAALMLLALLQIIFAPVVGWLLDAFGHAYRHTYTLGFAVNLAVLATGVVVARKIRRLGGYTNYQPPGETPAGNP
- a CDS encoding TonB-dependent receptor produces the protein MKHLANRCLPLAVLLLTQLPAQTVPPATTDKEAASNTTAKTDDTLVLSPFIVSSSKDQGYRASNSISGSRFDTPIKDLPFALNAFTNEFIQDQHASGLYDIVKYSPGVTFVGGGFDDGNSHFTIRGFDAGSQPLRNGFTGPQVVDPTMVERVEVMKGPSSFLYGQLSPGGIVNVITKRPLNYNQNTLMLSGGSYDYFVANLDSTGPIAKGLDYRLGLTTGQDSHYYDAYDANRWAASGSLAWQINKTGQLMVSYEKFDKDESPLLNPLPTVYDSRLPDGSKNGLFYPGLPRTFNVSSNANYRRTKSSNLVAEYSQGLGEHWNVRAVFASSSRDIAYYNNARFIVGYGVFTTTPVPATASLPAISPENALMRRPNTGHYWGDTHTYNVEAIGKYQLGSVSAKILFGAQNEDQNSDNEKRRAATADYPRAWDLSNPATWNYNEPVPNMPVISFWHDDVTIKSYWAGLTLGFFEDRLLALTGIRHTETETVSTSRLTGDVIPAYVSSANTPQAGVLYKITPEISAYAAYSKSFVPNSADLYDADENYIGPAKDPIGEGFDIGVKAAYLDGKLSGTISAYQIRNNNLIQSIAAFNSAGELAFRSVQTGMTQSRGVEFDVVISPIPNWQTYLAYSHQNAIYYRNPENTALEGVPLLGSVRDMGSVWTKYFFTAGPLKHAYVAGGMTWQGFQKASDQNNALYFRPYALFDLTLGYSTKITGRNTEFALSVKNIANKAYTPSVNTRGDPRMVVLTVTTHL